One stretch of Prunus persica cultivar Lovell chromosome G1, Prunus_persica_NCBIv2, whole genome shotgun sequence DNA includes these proteins:
- the LOC18793267 gene encoding uncharacterized protein LOC18793267, whose translation MKWSPWTRGGTKRFHVKVNQIKLEGFDYNGKVVGDEKQRVGVVVEVKWKGSQAPFYGRRSSRHQKNYTSHRFLSRGHEVVEWDDEFQSLCSFGWKQGGAFSPWDLTFTLLHGESAILKGMVVLGKVSLNLAEMASKMESQIQRKLSVTLKMEGMNPREATLLVCLSFSEVRNSHDSAGLGQDSANSDKDRLLRGVSYSRSFRKTSNNERKGHGDRVMTSSDWDESSLLSDSEGSSPENELSSNGVSAELSSKPELGSSPSCLIRFDSGQKSWFLRKRKWLSGKPPRRRKVEPYAEKTSKANALQISADNNLGDSIQKSDTTVEYSSNHQHGDCITSRWELKEVFSRDGLAKLKTNVFFASFDQRSEKAAGESACTALVAVIAHWLHSNQDTMPTRSKFDSLITEGSTEWQKLCSNETYINLFPNKHFDLETVLEADVRPLDVLPDKSFIGFFSPEKFECLKGLMSFDEIWDEINRNTMLDKPRIYIVSWNDHFFVLKVEGDAYYIMDSLGERLFEGCNQAYILKFDDSSIMYGKAEAGSEDIAGSESNKEESLEELCSGKECCRQFIKRFLAAIPLGELEEEEKKGTVSTLPLHRRLQIEFHYTSSSSSSSSTLSSATSSTYSLFSGEESA comes from the exons atgaagtggtCGCCATGGACACGTGGGGGAACAAAGAGGTTCCATGTCAAGGTGAACCAGATAAAGCTTGAAGGGTTTGACTACAATGGAAAGGTGGTGGGGGATGAGAAGCAGAGGGTTGGTGTGGTGGTTGAGGTGAAATGGAAAGGGTCTCAGGCTCCATTCTATGGCAGAAGATCTTCACGGCACCAGAAGAATTACACCAGCCATAGGTTTCTGAGCAGAGGTCATGAGGTCGTTGAATGGGATGATGAATTTCAGAGCCTCTGTAGTTTTGGGTGGAAGCAAGGTGGTGCCTTTAGCCCCTGGGATTTGACTTTCACTTTGTTACAT GGGGAGAGTGCAATATTAAAGGGTATGGTGGTTCTGGGGAAGGTTTCATTGAATTTAGCTGAAATGGCTTCGAAGATGGAGTCTCAGATTCAGAGGAAGCTCTCTGTCACTTTGAAAATGGAAGGGATGAACCCCAGAGAAGCTACCCTTCTG GTTTGTCTAAGCTTTTCTGAGGTCAGAAACTCACATGACTCGGCAGGACTCGGTCAAGACTCGGCCAATTCAGACAAGGACAGGTTGCTTCGAGGTGTAAGCTACTCTAGGAGCTTTAGAAAGACGAGCAACAATGAGAGAAAGGGTCATGGGGACCGAGTCATGACTTCTAGTGACTGGGACGAGTCATCCCTCCTGTCCGACTCAGAAGGGTCGTCGCCAGAAAATGAACTCAGCTCGAATGGTGTCAGTGCAGAGTTGAGTTCAAAGCCCGAGTTGGGATCGTCCCCCAGTTGTTTGATTCGGTTTGACTCGGGCCAGAAGAGTTGGTTCTTGAGAAAGCGAAAGTGGTTGAGTGGCAAACCACCAAGGAGAAGAAAAGTGGAGCCCTATGCTGAGAAGACTAGCAAGGCCAATGCACTTCAAATTTCTGCTGACAACAATCTCGGTGATTCTATACAG aAATCAGATACTACTGTTGAATATTCTTCAAACCACCAACATGGAGATTGCATCACAAGTAGATGGGAATTAAAGGAAGTATTCAGCAGAGATGGGCTGGCAAAGCTCAAAACCAATGTGTTCTTTGCTTCTTTCGATCAACGGAGCGAAAAGGCAGCCGGAGAGAGTGCCTGCACGGCACTAGTTGCAGTCATCGCCCACTGGCTGCATTCGAACCAAGACACGATGCCTACAAGATCCAAATTCGACAGCCTCATAACAGAAGGTTCCACAGAGTGGCAAAAACTCTGCAGCAACGAAACTTACATAAACTTATTTCCCAACAAACACTTCGACCTGGAAACAGTTTTGGAAGCTGATGTTAGACCTCTCGACGTCTTGCCTGACAAGTCTTTCATCGGATTCTTCAGCCCTGAGAAGTTCGAGTGCTTGAAGGGACTCATGTCGTTCGACGAGATATGGGATGAGATCAATAGAAACACCATGTTAGACAAACCAAGGATATACATAGTGAGCTGGAATGACcatttttttgtgctgaagGTTGAAGGTGATGCTTACTATATCATGGATTCTTTGGGTGAGAGGCTGTTTGAAGGGTGTAACCAGGCATACATACTAAAATTCGACGATTCGAGCATCATGTATGGGAAAGCAGAGGCTGGCTCAGAGGACATTGCAGGGTCTGAGAGTAACAAGGAGGAAAGCCTAGAAGAATTATGCAGTGGAAAGGAGTGTTGCAGACAGTTCATTAAAAGATTTCTTGCTGCCATACCACTTGGGGAGcttgaggaggaagagaaaaagggGACAGTTTCTACTTTACCTCTCCACAGGCGTTTGCAGATCGAGTTCCACtacacctcctcctcctcctcctcctcttccacTTTGTCTTCTGCAACTTCTTCCACTTACTCTCTCTTCTCAGGTGAAGAGAGTGCATAG